CTCCCAGTGCAGTCAATCCCCATACCCATCCCCCAGCATTACCTCCCCAGTCAGTCTCGAAATTTCCCCAAGTTTCATCCCAGGGATTATTTAACCATGTAGAGCGATTAAACTTCCGTCGCTATACACCAGAGGAGCGATCGCGCACTCGCAAGTATATTATTCAACAACTACAAAAATTTGGCTGGCAAGCTCAACTGCAAAGATTTGACACGGGTATAAATATTGTTGCGACTAAACCCGGAACCGATACCCAAGCCGGTAAGATTCTCATTGCAGCCCATTATGATACGGTGGAGGTGTCTCCAGGTGCGGATGATAACAGTAGTGGAATTGCTGTACTTTTAGAAATAGCACGTCTCTATAAGAACCAACCAACTATCAGAACTCTGGAATTAGCTTTTTTTGATCAGGAAGAAGCCGGATTATTAGGTAGTAAAGCCTTCACAACCGAAAAACAAAATTTAGATAGTCTACAGGCTGTGATTGTCATGGATATGATTGGTTATGCTTGTTACACCGATTCTTGCCAACAATATCCCACCAGCTTACTCATATCACCCCCCAGTAAATATGGTGATTTTATCGCAGTGGTAGGAGATACGGAACATTTACCCTTACTGAATAGTTTTAATCATATCTCTACCGAGAAATTACCACCCGTGTTTACCTTACCAGTACCTCTAAAAGGTTTGCTTTCACCTGATACCCTTCGTAGCGATCATGCACCCTTTTGGGTACAAGGAATTGGAGCAGTCTTAATAACTGATACAGCCAATCTCCGTACACCTTACTATCATCAAAGTACTGATATTCCAGCAAATATTAATCAAAAATTCTTTACAGGTGTGGCTCAAATTGTAGTTAATGTAACTACAGAAATACTCAATCACCGGGATAGTTTCAAAACTCCTCAAACTTAAAAGGAGATAAGCGGATATACAGCTCAATCTTATACATAGAAAATACTCAATTATTTTAGTATGGGCAGGGTTTGACTAAGCTTCGCCGAATCTCTGAAGTATTGCTGGTATCCAACATACAAATTAAATACACTACATCTGAGTTACCTAGGTCATTTTTCTTCCAATGCAGTCAGATACTAGTATAAATACTCTATGGCACTCCAGGGTATGAGACTTCTAATGGTGAGACTTGATGTTAAACCGGAATAATTTAGTTGATTTTTATGAAAAAGTCAAAAAGATGCATGAAAATATGAATAACACTCTGGTGTTTACCGAGCCTAGGAGTTATTTTAAAAAATATATTTAGAAAATTTCATATTAAGATGTCAGCAAATTTACAAAAATTGACCCCTCAACAAATAGCTCAGATTCCTATTTATCAGCAAAAATGGCGAAATGTGGCACTTTCTACCGCAGAAATTGATAGAGAAAAGACGATTGATGCTATTAACTTAGCTTATGATTTCTGTGGACTCGAACAACCACAAGTTGTTTTCTCTAAAAGTCCCTATTCTGCTATGAATAAGGTTTTGCCAGAATTGGAATCTTTGATTCAGAATTCCGTGAGTTATAAAGTCAAGCATTTATTTAATCAAGCTTGGAACTTATTTGCTCAACAATCTGCCCATAGTAACCAGCAGCAAAATTTAAAGAGACCAAGTGAGATTAGTATCCATTTACATACAACATTTTACTTCAAATTTATTGAATATATGAAGGTTGCCCAAGAGCAACTACAGATAGATTTGGCAGAAGTTTTGGAACTAAAATTAGATGTCAATTTAGCAGGTTTATTTCATTCTTTACAGGAGCAACTTCAGGAAAAATATGATAGTAACTTTATTCCTGGAGTCAATTTTTGTAGTTATGCCAGTTGGTTAGATTTCTGGAGTAGTGAGTTCAACTATACTGGAGATAAAGATTTTATCCATCTAGTCAAAATCCTAGCTACCTCTTGCCCTTGGATTTTCCCCTATCAAAAAGTAGTTGTGGTGTGCGATCGCCCTCGCAAAATTTCCTTTAATAGCGAACAACGTCTGCATTCAGAAGGGGAACCCGCGATTGAGTTTGCCGATGGATACCGAGTATACGCCTATTCTGGAGTGATTTTACCAGATAAATATGGTGTCACCCACCCGCACCAATGGCAACCCCATTGGTTACTCACTGAAACAAATGCAGAAGTGCGACGGGTTCTAATGCAAGGTATTGGTTATGCCCGAATTATGCAAGAATTACAAGCAACGGAACTTGATAATTATCGAGAATATACCCTATTAAAAGTTAACTCTCAAATAGATATTGAACCCATCTATCTACTCAAAATGCATTGCCCTAGTACGGGTTTGATTCATGTTTTGCGTGTTCCCCCAAATACGAAATCAGCTAAGGAAGCAATCACGTGGGTAAATTGGGGTATTGCTCCTGAGGATTTTGTTCTGCAAACATGAATAACTAAGTCAAATCAGGAAAAAGCTCAAGCATATACACTTAACTTGATTATCCAATAAATTCAATATCATCAAGCTTCTCAAATACTTGAAATTTCTTCCTGAGTTAAATTCAAGTTATCAGTTATTATACTTCTTTTTTTCATAATCTTTGCTGGATTACCTGTATAAATCATCATAGGTTCTAGAGATTTGCCAGTGACACTTCCTAAACTTAAGATTGCTCCCTTACCAACAGTGACACCGGGACCAATCACAGATTTTGCTGCAATCCAGCTACCTTCTTGGATATGAATGGGTGCTGTTATTAATTGGAAATTAGAGTTACTCCAGTCATGATTACCTGTGCAAAGATAAACACCCTGGGAAATGCAGACATGACTTTCAACAATCACAGGAGCTAAATTATCTATCCAAGTATTTTCACCAATCCATACATAATCACCCAAATTTAAACGCCAGGGAAATTTAACTTTCACACCAGGTTTTATTCGCACACCTTGCCCAATTTTTGCCCCGAAAAAACGTAATATTCTGACTTTAAACCCAGAAAAAGGTAGCAAATAACTTTTTACTAAAGGAAAACCGAGAAAATACCATAGTAACTGTTTACCATAGGTAGCTCCAGTGGTGTAGTTACCAACCTTATAGCTATCTAAACGCATATATTATGATGATTTTACTTGTATATTTGCAATGATATTTTCTAGATTTTCGCTCCAGTATATCCAGTAAATATCCAGAGAACGGAGCGAGTCATATCACGAATAATTCTTAGATTCGATTCTGGTGTGTGTCTATCTGAAGGTACAGATAGTGGTGTAAAGGCAATTCCATGACTTCCGAGAACTAAAGTGGCGATCGCCTTAGCTCTAGACATATGATAATCAGAAGTAATTAAGTATAAATGTTGAATTTTATGTCGTTTAAAATCGCTCACAAGAGTTGTAAAGTTTGTTACCGAATCTACTGCACGATTATCAATATGTAGTTTTTCCCTAAGTATATTAGACGAAACAAAAGTATTTTTTGTTTGTACGTCATTAGGACCGGAAGACACCCAAATATCCAAATTAGGATACCATTGAGCTAATTGAGCAGCATATGTCTCTCGATTTGGATCACCACCTAGTACTAAAAAAGCCTGAGGTAGAGGTACTTGATGAATGGCGATCGCTATTTTGAAAGGAATAATTAATACTAGGCTGAGAAAAAGACTAATTAAAGTTAAAGAATAGTATTTTCTCCAGAGTAAATAACACTGTTTCATGAATATTTAACTAATCTAAGAATATGCTTATTGAGCACATGTTATGCCAGACTGTCACTCAGATCTTGCGCCTCTAAGTAAAATCATATATAGGAATCCTACTTGAATCTTACTAAGTATACTGAGAAACAAACCTTTGTATAGCAAGCTTATAACCAGCTTGGTTGTTCAGAAATCAAATAGGAGTCTTATATAAGAGAACTCCACAAAAAAGATGATCCAGTGGTTATGCTGGTTTAGCAAAAACTTCCACAAACCATTTTCTGAGATTGGGAAGACGATAAATCTGTTTTTCGACTTCCGCCATCGCTTTGTTTGTCAGCTTAACCCCAGTAGAATAGACTTTTTCAACTAGAGTCACCACTGGATTTTGTCCTTTAAAGGTAAGGGTTTTAGCGAAATTCAGTACCGCTTCAACAGTGTCAACTAAACTACCATTCCAATGCTGCTCTAACCAGCCAAAACAACGCTCCACTGGATTATATTTGCTATGATAAGGGGGATAATAAGCAAGTTGCAATGACAGTTTAGACGATGTAGCAAAGTCAATAATGCGCTTCATGAATTGGGTACGACGGGAATGATTTTCTGGTCCATTATCTTGATTAATTACCAGTTTTTGAATGTGAGTAAATCGATGTTTAATGCTTTGCCACCAGCTTTCAACTATGTCAACAATACAATCAGCAGTCAATTTTGAAGAAACGAAAAATAGAAATAATTCGTTGTATTCAGGTAAAAAAATTCCGTAGGGAATAAGGGTTGTTTCTGGAGCAAAATCATGGTCTAGGGAGATAGTCGGTACGCGAGTTTTTCCACCTCTGTCAAATTCTCCAACTTTAACTGCCACCTTCGCATCAATGGAGATTCGCAGAGTATGAGGATCATTATCAGCTTCAGTATTGATTTGCTCGACTTGTTCAAAAATGGCTTCTGTTTCTGGAATCTTCTTGGTAGGCTTAGTTTTAAGAACTCGTTTTAAGGTATAACCCAAATCATTCAATCGTCGTCGAATTGTCTCTGATGAAGGTAGTTCTTCGTCACTATAACCACATTGTTCAATTAGCTGACGACGTACTTCACTTGCAGTCATGCGTGTATATAAACGGATACTTTTAAAGCTGGGGTCAGTTTGGCTTTGTGGGTCTACTAAAGATTTAATATCCGACAACAAGTTTGGTAATTTTGTTTCCACCCGCCTACGTCCACTACGCTCGAAACCATCAATAAAAGGCTGACCACTCTCTAACTCCTGCATCCCTTTACGGATAGTGCGTCTATTCCACCCCAATTCACGTTCTACTAAAGTCTGTCCACCTATTCCCAACCCTTTGACCACTTCTGCCATGAATTGTCGTCGGTCGCTTCCCTTGAGTTTTTTCGCTGTTTTGATGTAAAGAGATTTTAGATTTTCGGTGAGTTGAATGATAGATTTTGGAGACATGAGGTAGGCTGCACACTGAAATTATCTTTCTCTCATCATAGGATCAATCATTCTGTGGAGGTCTCTAAAGTAAAAAGATGTACGATAAAGCTACCCAATTTTTATGATTTTTTATAGCTAAATTAAGAGTTTTACTTTTTTACTAAGCAATAAAATTACATCAATTTTTCTTGGTGCAAGATGTGTGGTTAGTTAAAACTAAAATAATGCTATTAAATCAAAGCTTAAATGATTAGAGTACTTAAAAGCTAAATTTTTATTAAAACTTAAAGCATAGATACACTTGTATAGCATGAATTTTGAGCTTTCAATAAATTTTTCGCGCAAGTACGTACTAGTCTGTCAAGATAGTTTTGAGGGATAGCCAATCTCGAAAAGCATTACCCCAAAATCAAAGTTACATAAATCTATCCGTCATTTAAAAGTTGACAGACTAGTACTCAAGAGCCACTAATTTTAACCTAATGTAACATTTAAACAATCTATTTTCGATAGAAATGTGGTTTTTTTATCCCATGTTTAAAAATCTTACGAATCCCATTTCGTAAAATAGCATCCCCTTGTAATATTAAATCTCTCACTTTCTCTTTTGGTCTTCCTCTAAAAGAAGTAACGTGAAAATATTCATGATCATCTACTGGTTGAGGCGAAAAATAATAATTAGAAACACAACAACGCTGACCAGGGTAATCAATTTTACTTACAGAATGTAAAGAACTCTTATTAGTCACCATGATCACTAAACGATTAAACT
The Calothrix sp. 336/3 DNA segment above includes these coding regions:
- a CDS encoding M28 family peptidase, which translates into the protein MQKCLWRLFLMLIVVTTVAITLIWGQTKISPSAVNPHTHPPALPPQSVSKFPQVSSQGLFNHVERLNFRRYTPEERSRTRKYIIQQLQKFGWQAQLQRFDTGINIVATKPGTDTQAGKILIAAHYDTVEVSPGADDNSSGIAVLLEIARLYKNQPTIRTLELAFFDQEEAGLLGSKAFTTEKQNLDSLQAVIVMDMIGYACYTDSCQQYPTSLLISPPSKYGDFIAVVGDTEHLPLLNSFNHISTEKLPPVFTLPVPLKGLLSPDTLRSDHAPFWVQGIGAVLITDTANLRTPYYHQSTDIPANINQKFFTGVAQIVVNVTTEILNHRDSFKTPQT
- a CDS encoding DUF6745 domain-containing protein, producing MSANLQKLTPQQIAQIPIYQQKWRNVALSTAEIDREKTIDAINLAYDFCGLEQPQVVFSKSPYSAMNKVLPELESLIQNSVSYKVKHLFNQAWNLFAQQSAHSNQQQNLKRPSEISIHLHTTFYFKFIEYMKVAQEQLQIDLAEVLELKLDVNLAGLFHSLQEQLQEKYDSNFIPGVNFCSYASWLDFWSSEFNYTGDKDFIHLVKILATSCPWIFPYQKVVVVCDRPRKISFNSEQRLHSEGEPAIEFADGYRVYAYSGVILPDKYGVTHPHQWQPHWLLTETNAEVRRVLMQGIGYARIMQELQATELDNYREYTLLKVNSQIDIEPIYLLKMHCPSTGLIHVLRVPPNTKSAKEAITWVNWGIAPEDFVLQT
- a CDS encoding WcaF family extracellular polysaccharide biosynthesis acetyltransferase translates to MRLDSYKVGNYTTGATYGKQLLWYFLGFPLVKSYLLPFSGFKVRILRFFGAKIGQGVRIKPGVKVKFPWRLNLGDYVWIGENTWIDNLAPVIVESHVCISQGVYLCTGNHDWSNSNFQLITAPIHIQEGSWIAAKSVIGPGVTVGKGAILSLGSVTGKSLEPMMIYTGNPAKIMKKRSIITDNLNLTQEEISSI
- a CDS encoding YdcF family protein, whose amino-acid sequence is MKQCYLLWRKYYSLTLISLFLSLVLIIPFKIAIAIHQVPLPQAFLVLGGDPNRETYAAQLAQWYPNLDIWVSSGPNDVQTKNTFVSSNILREKLHIDNRAVDSVTNFTTLVSDFKRHKIQHLYLITSDYHMSRAKAIATLVLGSHGIAFTPLSVPSDRHTPESNLRIIRDMTRSVLWIFTGYTGAKI
- a CDS encoding ISAzo13 family transposase produces the protein MQLTENLKSLYIKTAKKLKGSDRRQFMAEVVKGLGIGGQTLVERELGWNRRTIRKGMQELESGQPFIDGFERSGRRRVETKLPNLLSDIKSLVDPQSQTDPSFKSIRLYTRMTASEVRRQLIEQCGYSDEELPSSETIRRRLNDLGYTLKRVLKTKPTKKIPETEAIFEQVEQINTEADNDPHTLRISIDAKVAVKVGEFDRGGKTRVPTISLDHDFAPETTLIPYGIFLPEYNELFLFFVSSKLTADCIVDIVESWWQSIKHRFTHIQKLVINQDNGPENHSRRTQFMKRIIDFATSSKLSLQLAYYPPYHSKYNPVERCFGWLEQHWNGSLVDTVEAVLNFAKTLTFKGQNPVVTLVEKVYSTGVKLTNKAMAEVEKQIYRLPNLRKWFVEVFAKPA